A window from Culex pipiens pallens isolate TS chromosome 3, TS_CPP_V2, whole genome shotgun sequence encodes these proteins:
- the LOC120416959 gene encoding carboxypeptidase Q-like codes for MGTQRRIKWVLPLLALVTLPEARAGILDNRIDPVCDLPDTLVREIQGYQPIVNGIVSRIFEGDFAGKTWDSLSELVDTFGARLAGSEQLEKAIDYVIDGMKRDGLENVHTENASVPHWVRGFESAQLVAPFKKNLPLLGLGTTVGTPRGGIIADVIAVESFKEFEAFTPEQVKGKIVVFVPPWQGYGKTVAYRSHGASVAAKKGAAATLIRSITPFSIGSPHTGVQDYEDGVRKIPTACITVEDAEMILRKYRRGETLTIHLEMEDRNLEPFISRNTIAELVGTTYQNNQVVVVSGHLDSWDVGVGAMDDGGGALISWKALTYLKAMGFRPRRTIRAILWTGEELGLWGGQAYREAHQANEKEEFNFFFESDIGTFEQKGLDFSGNKEAECIFREVVKLMTPLNATEFETPTDGGPDISHWTSRGFPGASLINKNEKYFWFHHSAGDSMAVEDPRNLDKCVALWAAAAYVVADLSVPMPKDVKG; via the exons ATGGGAACACAACGACGTATCAAGTGGGTACTGCCGCTGCTAGCGCTAGTGACGCTTCCGGAAGCTCGCGCCGGAATTTTGGACAACCGCATCGATCCGGTGTGCGATCTGCCGGATACGCTGGTTCGGGAGATCCAGGGTTATCAACCGATCGTGAATGGGATTGTGAGCAGGATTTTCGAGGGGGACTTTGCTGGGAAGACATGGGACAGCCTGTCGGAACTGGTGGACACGTTCGGGGCGCGGTTGGCGGGTTCGGAACAGCTGGAGAAGGCGATCGATTACGTGATTGACGGGATGAAGCGCGATGGGTTGGAAAACGTCCACACGGAGAACGCTAGCGTGCCGCATTGGGTCAGAGGGTTTGAAAGTGCTCAGCTGGTGGCTCCGTTCAAGAAGAATCTACCGCTGTTGGGACTGGGAACGACTGTCGGGACTCCACGAGGAGGTATCATCGCGGATGTGATCGCGGTCGAGTCGTTCAAGGAGTTCGAAGCGTTCACCCCCGAACAGGTCAAGGGCAAGATCGTGGTGTTTGTACCTCCGTGGCAAGGTTATGGTAAAACTGTGGCATACCGAAGTCACGGAGCATCGGTAGCGGCCAAAAAGGGAGCCGCGGCCACGTTGATCCGATCGATCACGCCGTTCTCGATAGGATCGCCTCACACGGGAGTTCAGGACTACGAGGACGGTGTACGGAAGATTCCGACGGCCTGCATCACCGTGGAGGATGCCGAAATGATCCTGCGAAAGTATCGCAGAGGTGAAACCCTCACGATACACCTGGAGATGGAGGATCGCAACCTGGAGCCGTTCATCTCGCGGAACACGATCGCAGAACTAGTGGGAACAACTTACCAGAACAATCAAGTTGTGGTAGTGTCTGGTCACCTGGACAGCTGGGACGTCGGAGTGGGCGCCATGGATGACGGCGGAGGAGCGTTGATCTCGTGGAAGGCGCTGACCTACCTGAAGGCCATGGGATTCAGGCCACGACGCACGATTCGGGCGATCCTGTGGACCGGCGAAGA gttgGGACTGTGGGGTGGACAAGCATACCGCGAAGCTCACCAGGCAAACGAAAAGGAAGAGTTTaacttcttcttcgaatcggaCATCGGGACGTTCGAACAGAAAGGATTGGATTTCTCCGGCAACAAAGAAGCGGAGTGCATCTTCCGGGAGGTTGTCAA GTTAATGACCCCGCTGAACGCCACCGAGTTCGAGACGCCCACCGACGGAGGGCCGGACATTAGCCACTGGACCAGCCGGGGATTTCCCGGGGCGTCGCTGATCAACAAGAATGAAAAGTACTTCTGGTTCCACCATTCCGCCGGGGATAGCATGGCGGTCGAGGATCCGCGCAACTTGGACAAGTGCGTCGCGCTGTGGGCGGCGGCCGCGTACGTTGTGGCCGATCTGAGCGTGCCGATGCCGAAGGATGTTAAGGGATGA